The Deltaproteobacteria bacterium genome window below encodes:
- a CDS encoding ABC transporter ATP-binding protein, translating to MATLLEIKNLHTSFVTTDGEFPAVDGLNLTIEAGKTLGLVGESGCGKSVTALSIMRLIPSPPGRVAEGEVLYRGSDLLKLSDEKMRQIRGNEISMVFQEPMTSLNPVFTVGDQIMEAIRLHQKVNKREAREKAVEMLRLVKIADPSSRVNDYPHQMSGGMRQRVMIAMALSCNPSLLIADEPTTALDVTIQAQILDLMGELQDELGMALLLITHDLGVVAEQADEVAIMYAGRMVERAKPEVIFSKPQHPYTIGLLNSLPSSASKRRLDAIPGVVPSPLDLPSGCRFRDRCFKASGICAEHEPVLEEKGRNQWVACYRTN from the coding sequence ATGGCGACACTGCTCGAAATCAAGAATCTCCACACTTCCTTCGTCACCACGGACGGTGAGTTCCCGGCGGTGGACGGGCTGAATCTCACCATCGAGGCGGGCAAGACGCTGGGGCTCGTGGGCGAGTCGGGCTGTGGCAAGAGCGTCACGGCGCTCTCCATCATGCGCTTGATTCCGTCCCCGCCCGGTAGAGTGGCCGAGGGTGAGGTCCTTTACCGCGGGAGCGATCTCCTCAAGCTGTCGGACGAGAAGATGCGGCAGATCCGCGGCAACGAGATCTCCATGGTGTTTCAGGAGCCCATGACCTCGCTGAACCCGGTGTTCACCGTCGGCGACCAGATCATGGAGGCCATCCGCCTGCACCAGAAGGTGAACAAGCGGGAGGCGCGCGAGAAGGCCGTGGAGATGCTACGGCTGGTGAAGATCGCCGACCCCTCCTCGCGAGTCAACGACTACCCGCACCAGATGAGCGGCGGCATGCGCCAGCGCGTGATGATCGCCATGGCGCTGTCGTGCAACCCCAGCCTGCTCATCGCCGACGAGCCCACCACCGCGCTGGACGTCACCATCCAGGCGCAGATCCTGGACCTGATGGGCGAGTTGCAAGACGAGCTCGGCATGGCGCTGCTGCTGATTACCCACGACCTCGGCGTGGTGGCGGAGCAGGCCGACGAGGTAGCCATCATGTACGCCGGCCGCATGGTCGAGCGCGCCAAGCCCGAGGTGATCTTCAGCAAGCCGCAGCATCCGTACACCATCGGGCTGCTGAACTCGCTGCCCAGCAGCGCCAGCAAGCGCCGCCTGGACGCCATTCCCGGGGTCGTGCCGAGCCCGCTGGACCTCCCCAGCGGATGCCGCTTCCGCGACCGCTGCTTCAAGGCGTCGGGGATCTGCGCCGAGCACGAGCCCGTGCTCGAGGAGAAAGGGCGCAACCAGTGGGTGGCTTGCTACCGGACCAACTGA